acctcatgcgaaaggctttcgcaggaaatccgcgtccgccacACCATCTCTTATTCCTCTCTctgatcggaaacggattggctactccccctgccaccagccccgtggctggtggtcggtgctctgtgggcctcaccattatgtatgcgtttcatccattctgttcattcgttatttcagatcattttatttcttgatcccaaaaatgagagggatataaatctaagtgaaccacaccacatgaaaacaatagtaattggatatccaccattaaaatcatgctaaggcccactgtactgtttgtttgacatccaatatgttgataaggtcatacaggcccagatgaaggtaaaaaacaaaaatcagcgtgatccaaaactttttggcccccaaaatgtttttaatggtcgacgctcattcaacacttttttatgtaaggtggtccatttgatgttgggatatacctcatttttggtcttgtacCTAAAAATGGtccttaaaatagatggacgacatagatgaaacatataaatcatgatggggcccacagatgtcacgtcccaaactcagaaaacgggctcacaaaattcccgatcaccgaatccggtgccgacagcctccgtagtgccccattctcgaattccggcactctcataccagattccgatcctgggatcctacaaggaggattttcagtaggaatttttttttctgtaatgaagcataaccataagcataaccaagtcacaaaacaacatcaccacatatccactataacaaaaacttttaagtacaatgcagaaagggaaatacagggtgatcaaaaagcttcaaaataaattgatgcgcactcctgcctcagcgctgctgctgtccaacgctacctgcacgcaacggtcgtgcataagcttacaaaagcttagagggtggtgtaagtgtgtgtgcaaggccagcgccaagtgtacagtatcagagtaatgcggaaatatgcgataagtccatgaatgctatcagctgtaccaaagctatatgatgcaagacatgaatgctatcggccataccaaggccatgcgatgcaaggcctatgtagccaaatgtcatatgcgagatgcgaagcaagcatgtcagtcctcatcaagtacacatatcagtacagttcctctctggatatcaccggggtctaatacacttcacacagactgcctcctccctaactgcacagtcgagcaagtagaatagacctcactatccgcctgaccagtagtctgtcaatacctacctggcttgtctatagcggactcatttacgagctagtcaaactcagcttagcttatagccccctcactcgggcggataaggccacacccccttccaaccgaccacgacacagtgggagacgcggcctactggtattcggcactcgggcgctcatgtatccactcggtctagacgttggagcatctcctggtaccaaaaaggttctgggactttcacccaaggacatcctaagtgcccacaatgctagagccaatattttcggtatccgatacgaccatccacgatgtgcctgtggaggccacggccctgatgtcgctagggcatgcagtgatcaagtcacacatatgcggaatgcatgagtcacatcgtcaaatcatgcagtaatcctgtgcgtaccacgcactcatgtgggggcactccgtctcataaggagtcccgtaaatgtcacagcccaacggcttatgctatgatcaaacattcctcatatcaagcatacatatgatgcgtatgggcatgtatcatggagctatactaagcatgttataaagtgatgaattatccctacaatgcagatgggcttagaaggcctacacaccacaagtacggcctattaatgggccctagggagagtcgtaatgcggacatttaaccaacattatacttgcaatgtggacgtcaaaccaacattgctcccaaggcatagcttgccacaaatcatggagaaatcacgcattgcaatggaccctaaggacaacccgttgggcctcgatccatgggccttaggtacatcaaatgggtcgtatcacatgggccttaggtacatcaaatgagccacattaatgggccttatcaacgggccttatgtacattgcaatgggctataacccatgtgccttagaatatatcagaatgggcctaatcacatgggctttacattcatcaaatgagccacattaatgggccttaccaacgggccttatgtacattgcaatgggctataacccatgtgccttagaatatatcagaatgggcctaatcacatgggcattacattcatcaaatgagccacattaatgggccttaccaacgggccttatgtacattgcaatgggctataacccatgtgccttagaatatatcagaatgggcctaatcacatgggctttatgtatctcaaatggaccacaccaattgggccccatatgtagatcaaatgggcctcataacacgggccttataaatgccaaggtgggcttaaaaatggccacaaatacatatatatatatatatataatcatggcaaaggatcaaccgatcctcacctcaaataatagtggtaggacccacttgaaccacatatctggctcattctttagctcatgccttaaaatgagcttgcaaaatggatcgaCGGTTGGTGTGCAACACAAGCATTATGgcggggtccactgtccagacagcggacagtgtggataaacacaaaaatcatggtggagttCACCGTCCACTGCCACTGGCGTGGACGGCGTAGAGATAACACATAcacagggtgggttccaccgtcagTACGGTGTGAATAAATTACATACATTACtgtgagtcccacgtggggcccaccataacatttgctttccatccaacctgttgagaaggtcacgcagacctggattgaagggtaaaaacaaatttcagattgatccaaaacttccgtggcccagaAAATGTTTTCAAAGGCAAACGTTCAATCCcaatgtttcccatgatgtgggccacctgggtcttagatgaggctgaaatttgaagggggcccaccatatgaacgggtttgatggcaaatatacatcagggtggggcccacgttagGGCCGTGGGACGGTGCTGTCCGCCCGCCCGCCTGACGCGCTGgcgtctgacagcagcagcaaccATGCTGCTGTTgataatatgtttttttttttttgaaaacccttAATTTTGTGGTTTTttagaggtagggcccacatctgctgaatccGGGTCCGCCGATGGATTCTACCAAGTATAAAaaatccatcaagtccaatattggacattttTGGGcaagtagaaaaattaaagtgagtttcaatggtagaaattactattttcaaaggtgtggcccgtcagaaagttagatcagtcccatttttcggctcaacgcctaaaataatctggaaaatgagatggacggcctggatttgaagcatacatcaagatgaggcctatatgagttggccaccaagaagcttgtgaaccaagcttatatttgtgttttcacatggacgtccagcgtccctggacgctggacggactgGGCCTTTCAcacgcataaggtgggccctgtttaggtgggacaccaaatgatgagtgttgtggatacaatacatataaggtgggtcccacctatagatggtttaggataaaatacaagccttatggtaGGGtctattcgggtgggccacacaatcacaccaacatcacaagaaaagaagaataaaagaaatggagggagagagagagatatatacacgtgtgatggagggaccccggcactatgagccatccgtttcaagcatccaatcatacattatatgggcccaccaaattgaaaatcaacggtggagatcctttctccaccaaactagaaggtctagatgaccatattcatgcaagaaaataaacttcatgatggggtccatggagaatagcccatcatggaatgatcttaagcatcaaggtgggccattagccacatcaagggtccaaagtgagatccataccattgatcggtaggcctcacttggcccatcataagaacatgaaaatctagcctatagaagcacccaccggtcgatcttctctgtccgttgaaatgccggtctccttaagcttcactttgatggtggaagatgagaagtgaaaggctaggatgaaggatttgggatgggaaagtgggccacacatatgcactctctcacatggaagagagcttggacgtgagctctcttgttgcttgggatagagttgagaaatgagagagagagagaaagagggagagatgggatgtaaagagagagagtgatggatgtgagtgatgggtgaggtgatgtgtacttgactagcatgggtgtgtaagagagagggtgagaaagggttgactttggagagagaaagcatgggttgcttgtacttgacatgaggtgatggatgggattgattgatgggattgatttgacatattgtagagattctcttgggattgcaaacgcgcgacgttttcttcgaaataaacgccggctcacatcttcctgccagggtatcggatcggtgcgagagacgcggcgtcggaaccgcggcgacggtgcggtcgcaatggtacaagtcttgatttaagccgactcaaatgtacagcataaggcttagggtcgatcgcaacgtcgattatacatcacaggttgccgaaattcgacaggaaggatcgcgggattcgacggaatagcacggactaggatacgggtcttacaacagagcaccgaccatcagccattggctggtgtcaggggaagtagccaatccatttcctctcTGATCTCTCCTCTCTCTGCCACACCATCTCttattctcctctctctctctctctctctctctctctctctctctcttcaacccACATGAAAGCCCCAAATTGAAACCCTGACCCTAGAAAAAAAACTTGAAACAAAGGGATGAAGGGGTGAGGGAGGGAATAGGAAAGATAGAGAGAGTGGAAGGTGGTTCAGATGAAGGAGAAGCACCTAGTTGGAATGGAGAAGTTGTGCACCTGTTGGAGAGAGAAGGGCCTTCTCCTCGACAACTTTTCCTAAAAGCCGAAACAAGTTTAAGTTAAGCAACTTTTAAAGATGAGTTTGCCAAAGTaactttttataaataaatagttgatttgctATTATTAACAAAAAAAATACCGCTTATCTTAGTGTATTCAAATAGGCCATAAGTTAGCAAATCTTCTTACACATAATTGAATgtggaataaaaataaaaaagatcactatcttcctcaaatAGTAAAAAATCTTAAATTAACAAGATAGTTTTTTGAATGCACAAGATAAAAGAGAGAAGactctaaattttttttattgaataataTCTAATGTGAATGATTCCTCGATTGCATcactaataaataaaaaaattaaaagcctaatttataattaccaaaaataataaaattctaaccTAATGAAGAGTTTTAATTCAGCTAaagtaaaatttactaaaaataataaattttgtcAAATAGAAAGTCAAGATAAACCTTACTACTAGAGGAGTCCTAGTATAATTACAACCAccttttaaaaatacaaaaatcttaaaactctaaaaataagaaagtgtgataaaaattgaaattattaaaaatagtaacattttcttaaaaatatgttTTTGAATTGGAATGAAGCATTTTCTCACCAAATGAAATGATACGACCCATTATGTAGGCATCACTCCCCGAATTTTATGGGTTAAAAACACACTCGATATCTTATATTTTAGATATGAACTTTTACTTTCTAGAAGAGCGATTACTTTGCACGATTATATTGGCATCCAAGCAATTGTAAGAGCTAAATTAAATAGTATATAAAAGTTTAAAAACAAGTATAGCGGAGACAATAattcaaaatatatatacatcCACCCAATCAACAGTCACTAAGCCGGGACTCCAATATATAGATAAAAAATAATTAAGTATAAAGTGCAAAGTTTCCACCTAACACTCCCAAAAATAATATCGCGGCGATGAAACGTGCTGATCTATACCTGCCCATTTGAGACCATAGTGGCACTTGTATCAATAATATcgtttggttagtgttttaaaataccgtcctaggtgggagtgggtgattaactcagtggtaccattttCTTAAGTTACACATTATTAACACAATCAAgtacaattaatgatagcatatcaaaacaaataatttcctaatttgtttcaTTAAGTGCATGTATGGTATGATATACGGATGCATATCCCAATAATAACAATAACTCTAATAATTCTCATCAATGCCACCATTCATAAAATATGTATCCTATTGTAATGTAATCTTCATTGTCAACACTATCATCCACAAAAATATCTTATCCTATTATGATTTGGGGGTCACCACAATTACCAACATATGCCAAGATATTAGATCACCTTATGGTAGTCATTTAATTACCACatcttcttgtggtgtgatccacctgaaatttagatcacctcatttttgagctcatgccctgaaatgagctggcaaaataaatacataatggtggggcctggtcaacatgcaatctgcttccattaCTGTTATAGTGGGAGCGAAGTTAACAAAATCCCCAAGTCCACACGGTGTGACCCACTTATCATCAGGCCGATTTTTTCTACCTTCTCTTCGTCCCGCTGAGTTACACCTGATCAACGGATTTTACTGAagtatatcatggtggccccacataaatcaaTGGTTTCCATTCCCATTTcagtgtttcatgtggtgtggcgcaTCTGAGCGGTGTCTCTAGCGGATTTAGTCCTCCATGTCTTCATCGAATAtagaatctgatggacggagtggaaatTACAAAATGATGGGACCCAAAGACTGTTTGCGGTACGTCGGCGTTGTGTCCACCTGGCTATCCATATTCACAAAACCATGGGTCTTTCTATTCCAGTACGTTGGATAACTAAAAAACCAGTTCCCCGAAACAACGACCTCACAAAAGAAAACCGCCTaacttctcttctctctctctatatatatacatGCTCTCTCGCATTCACTCTACTTTCCTCATCCAAACACTTTCCAATTTCCAACCTCCTTTCTACATACAAAAACCACTTAATTTCTAGTATACCAACAACCAGGAAACGAAAACATCGACGGCAGAGATGAGTTGGACGAACAGAGCGTGGATCGTCGCTACCAGCGTGGGAGCCGTAGAAGCGCTGAAAGATCAGGGCTTCTGCAGACGGAACTACGCCTTGAGATCATTACATCAGCAGGCGAAGAAGAACATCCGATCGTATACGCAAGCCCAgagactctctccctctctcgattcttcttcttcttcttcttcttcttcttctaatatAGCAGCATTGAAGAGAAGAAGAGATAGAGAGGAGAAGCAAAAGCAATCAGAAGAGTCGCTGAGGAAAGTGATGTATTTGAGCTGTTGGGGTCCCAACTGAAATTCCAACAACccctactttttctttttcttttctttaaggaAGAGATTTCGGTACGATTATCTCCCGAATGGATTGTATATatgtaaattttttatatatcaGGAATACATATTTAAAATCATGATCTGTGTCGATGATAGATCTGTACCTATGagattttttggtccatggttCACCCAGGGTCCATCAAATCCACTAACTAGAGTGGAAGTTGATGGGTGGCCCACATCCTACTCCGATCTCTGCATTGTCGACGGTATGGTGACTTATCTCGGCAATTTCTCAAGAGATCCCCATATTTTGACATTTTTCTTGCAATATTACAGGAAAAATCTCACTAAAAATGAAACATTACAATTATAATTTAGAAAAATGTTCCTGTGCTCTCAGAGAAAAGTTATGGTTGTCCTAGTTGCATTTAATTGTATTTGGGCAGTTGAAGTGTCCACAGATCCAACATGCATTTTATTGGCAACCAATCTGATAAATATTAAACATTTCATCAATGGTCTTTAATTTGGACGGGCAAGATCATTTCCATAGAAGTACATTCAATCAACAATATTTTAGCTCATCTATTCGGTAGATACAGAGAATGACTTTGGTTAGCAATTCTAGCCATCTCATCCATGTCTTGGAAAGAGGAAGGCCATAGAAAATAAGGCAAAAATGTAATGCTGGCCTGATAAATATGTTCAGGACTGGGTCATGGACAACCTTACGCGTTTAAAGGCATGTTCATGATTTATCAATCTCCTTGTAAATGGGAACCAATACAAATTTGGACAATTAGTCATAGATATGTGACGGTTAGATAATCAATCCGGTGTCTCCAGTGGAGAAGTTGAGCTATTTGATATTTTTTGGTTTGTGTATATGAAAATCATATTTAGTGATGCAGGTGTATGACATATTTTCATGGGTCATGTGTGTCACTATTCAAGTTCGAGCATCCCAGATATATATATGTGCCACAATTAATTTTCAAGCATTAAAAATTGTATGGCACGTGTTAAATGCACATATGCACATTATCAGTAAATGTACCTTCACTTATACCACGTTCTATCCATACCATGATCAAGGTGCCTACTAATGAGGAGTGGAACATTAGATTAGCAACAACATGGCATTACTAATTAGAAAGTTGATTAGGTGTGTTGATGAAGAAATTTGGCTCACCCTCGTCGAGCTCTGAGCACTTGTGCCGAGCCCTGTAAGCTTGCACAGgaggaaaacaaaggagaccctagctagagcaggaggcattcgatgccaaagtcatgcTAGAAAtatgggtctaagtagtgtaggtgggtttcgggtgagagattttgcgtacatGTATCTGCAAATGAGTTTCCTATTTATACTGTTTGGTTGGAGTTAACGTGTCCACCGTTCTCGGCATGATCTTTGCCATTATATGGGAGTTAGGCGACTGGAGGTGTTAGCGGTTACCTTGAGATCGTGCACCGGATGTCACTTGCGTGCGTTACTGGAGATAATTCCTGGGCGTGATTATAGGTCGTTTCATCCGAGCTGACCCTATGTTTCGAACCTTACTAAGTAAGGACGATCCGAGTCCATGGCTAGGCCGAGCTCAATCGCTTGCAAACGAGGATCTGGTCGGGGTTAGAGGTTGGAGCATATAATGATTTCTTCTGGGTTCCAGGCCGAcatgaaagctctacaaaagaacttggtaGGCAGGCACTTGATCTATCAGTATCCACGTTACACCAACCCGTTAAGTGACCTACTTGGATTCTAGATGGGTCCAACTCTGAGTTCTGCTTGTTGGCTCGGTAGGGGAGTGCTTTACATCTAGGTTCGGGAACACTGATGTTGTCGTGACTCTGCCGAGCTAAGCAAaaccatttttcccataacaaggTGATACCTAGGTAGTGCATTGGTGGGTGTTGCCTTGAccttggggcctaccttgatgtatgtgttgtatatccatgctatccatcacTTTTTCCCGCTCATTTAGGGCATGGTCACAAAATTggagcaaatccaaatctaaagtaAACTAGGCATGAGGgattgaattgcatttggtacatgggcttagatgggattaggtgggatggaattgcatttggttcctTGCACATTCCATATGCTATTTGGGGATGACGGGAAGGGttggtattaggtgggatggaattgcatttggtcccatgtggaatttttgatggattttgaaatccactgcaCTTGTGGGTAtcacattgatgcatatgttttattcatTCCATCCATCATTTATGTCCTTTACACATAACATTTTAGTTATATACATGTACAAGTGACTGACATTCATTGTGAATTTGGTtaattgattacaattccacATTCCACCAAACAAGTTTTTGCTTAATTTAGTATTTTTTTTCTAAGAATTTTATTCCAAACATAGGGATTAAATAGccaaaatatcatggtatttccagacatgcaagcattgtataataatggtgttaatcccatctaatacaattctataccatttaatcccacataCCAAAAGGgcctagggccacaaaagttttggattgagctgatatttgtgtttttggttCTTCAcatccatgtgaccttattaataacttggatggcaaacaaatattataataatggcctttggaagtttttattggtgggtgCTCATTAACCACAATTTCCTATAGtatagtccacttaagatttgaatctgtttcatttttggaaccatgacctaaaatgaaccGAAAATTGATACAAGGccttgatatacaacatatacatcggccttgatatacaacatatacattaaggtggccctcACGATCATGGCAACGCCAACTCATGTGTTACCCAGTGACACTCAATCCAATCCCTGCTAACTAGCCTTTAACATCATTCCATGGACCTTGTCACAACTTGGCCCAAATCCAAGTAGGCCCTTAGCGTGGCCATGACATGGGGTTTCTCAACGGATGGACAGATAAGATGTCAGGTGCACATATCACATAGGGCGCACAGAAGTAGAGCTGTATACGAGCAGAGTAAGCTCGGTTActtgctcgattcgactcgactcggctcgaaatgagtttgagccgagcatgagctgatTTTTGATACTCGAATGGATTTCGAGTAGAGTACGAGTTGGGCaatactcgactcgtactcgacCAGGGGTATATATATACCCAAAACGAAAATACCGTAAAGGCCTAACTCCAGT
This region of Magnolia sinica isolate HGM2019 chromosome 1, MsV1, whole genome shotgun sequence genomic DNA includes:
- the LOC131237278 gene encoding uncharacterized protein LOC131237278, translating into MSWTNRAWIVATSVGAVEALKDQGFCRRNYALRSLHQQAKKNIRSYTQAQRLSPSLDSSSSSSSSSSNIAALKRRRDREEKQKQSEESLRKVMYLSCWGPN